Within uncultured Fibrobacter sp., the genomic segment GCTCTTCAGAATTCTCTAAATAATCGTAGGCTAGAGGTGGAAGAAAAGAAAGCTGAAATCCAGGCTTTAAGAATTCAAACAGAGCAAATGTCTGCGGAACTTGAACAAAAGGAAGCCGTCATTCAGGATAAGAATGAGAGTATCCGGATCCTTAAGGACTCACGGGATGATAGGTATGAAAAAAAAATGAAGTCTATTCAAGATAGGCTTGCTGTGTATTATAGCGCATTCCAAGATTGTCGTGATAAACAAATGAGTGATGTCTTGGGGCGTGTAATGCGTAACTATTTGGAAAATGTTTTTGAAATAATTATGGACAATAAAATGGATTTGAATCAACAATAAGGAGAAAAAATGTCTGAATACATAGGAATTGATTTTGGGACAACCCGAAGCACGATCGTCATTTACAAGGACTCCCAAGATACTAGGGGCATTAGAGACGGAATAACACAATTGGGAAATCCCATTCTTTCTATTGCCGCCGTAAATAAGACTAATGGCAAGTGCTATTATGGAATAGATGCCAAAAGTAAAATTAGTGAGGAATATGACTATATACCCTCCCTAAAAGATTTATTGTCCGACAAGTACAAGTATGACCGTAATTATGGCGGCGTTGCTGTTACTAGGGATTCGATTCTCAAAGGCTATTTTGAACACATAAAAACTATCGTTGAGCGACCTGGCGAGTTAGAAATAGTCATGGCGGTTCCCAATGATTTCCCGATGGTTCGCAGGTGTATCTTGCGTTCTGCGGCAGAGGCTGCTGGATTTAAAATAAAAACTTTTATAACTGAGCCAATTGCGGCATTCTTTGCGAGCTATTCGCATTTGACAGGTTATAACGAGTCTGCAATTTTAAGAAATTATGAAAATGTCGCGATTTTTGACTGGGGTGGTGGTACCCTGGATGTGACCGTGATGCAACGTTCAGGTAGAATTGTGAAAGAACTGGCTAAAAAACGCATGGATTGTGCCGGTAATGCAATTGATGAGCGTGTTGCTCGGTGTGTTCATCAATGGATTTCTGAGAAAACAGGGAAAAATAAATCGTTTGAAGATATGACCTTAAAGACTCAGAACCGAATGAAAATATTTGTAGAAGGAGCTAAAATTAAGCTCAACGGTCAACAGAATGTTGAATCAGTGATGGTCTCTCATGGTGATTACGATGATTATGGTGAAGTTGAGCAGGAAATCACAAAAGAATCATTCAATAAATGTATAGAATACATTATCGATGCCGCTATAGAAACATTAAGAAAAACTATTAATGAATCAAAATTGGGTATTGGTGGCATTGATAAGATTCTCCTAGTGGGGGGGAGTAGTAAACTCCTCCTTCTGCAGAAAAAAATGAAGGCTGAGTTTGGCGACAAACTGCTGATATCATCAGGCGATTCCGATTGGGGTGTTTCTATTGGCGCCGCCTTGCTTTCTTCTGCACCTGGCGATTTTATTGTGAATCAGGATGTTTCGCTTCGCCTAAACGATGGCGATGTTTACCCGCTTATAAAGAAGGAAGAACGAATTTCAAAATATCAAAAAAATCCTCAGCCTTTTTACTTTGGAAAAGTAGATGATTCCGCAAAGGCTGTTTTTACATTTACCGGATCAGAAGATATTGACAAAAGTCCGGAGAAGTATCTTGGAATTCAGACTGCGAATATATGGGATGAGTTGATTCAGCTTGAAGTTTCGATAGATGAAAATATGATTGTAAATATTGTTGCTTCATGTCAAGGCTTGCCCGATGGCGCTCGGTGTTGGTCTTATGCAAATTTGTCTTGCTGTTACGAACTTCCGAATGACTAAGGGAGGGTAATATGTCAAATGTTTGTCGTAGAAGCAATGTGTTCCCTCGAGAACAGAAAAGTATTTGGCGTGATCAGCTTTTTTTGAGCAAGATAAATGATGCCAGATTGTTGCAAAAAATTGAAGATGTCTTTAAAAAGGATAAATCAGGCGAAAATATAAAGGCTTTTTTTTCTGAAAGCCAAATTTCAATAATGCATTCTCCTGTAACATGTGCTTTTGCCCAGGGGATTACTACATATGGACTTGTAGGTAAAAATCGAAAATTGGTTTGTAGATGCCCTTATGCGGCAGATGAGGCAAATCGAGTACGATGTGGCGTTGATTGGGATGTTTGTCATGGACTTTATGAAGCTCCTGTAATGGTAGATTTGGGTCCTGAACCCACTGTTGATGTTGCTCAACCTGCTCCGGAGCCCGCCCCCATACCTCCCGCACCAGATTCTGATGAACATGGTGAGTCAGAACCGGATCAAAAGCCCAGTGTGGTTGAAAAACCGAAGGGAGACGACCTGCCCAAGGATATACCACCGGAAAAAACTCCCGAAGATTCAGTACAAAATGTTGTCTTGCCACAACCGAGAATCGCATATCCTGACGCTTTGTCCTTGTCTTGTAGCGGCTATGACGTCAAGGGCGAAAAGGTTAGAGACGGCGGTTACGAAATACGAATTTCGTCTGGTGGTGTTTTTATTGCCAATGTCAATTCTTTCGGCGTCGTTTTTGGGAAACATCCCAAGTTGGTAATTGAAGAATTACCTGACAAGGGCTCTTTGGTTTCTTTCGATAACTTTGAAAAAATGAGTATTTGCTTACAACAGGAACCTACCCCAGTCGTTGATATTGCTATAGGCTTTACCAAGATATCTGTTTGTGTGAAATAATATTGGAGAAAAAATGAAGTCCATCTTTACATCTGACGAACAAAAAGAGAAAGCTGAAATACTTAAAGCGGAATTCAACGAAAAGCTAAAGCAACTTGTTGGGTCCAATTACTGTGTTGAAATTCGGAAAATTGTTCCGCCACCTGTTAAAGATTCGGATGGTTTCGCAAAAATATACCCCCATTTTTGCGAAACCATTCCGTATAGCAAAGAATTACAAGAATGTATTGAAGGTACAATTGCAAAACTTTATGAATCAGGATTGTCCCCTTCCGAAGCAAAGAAACCTGGATTGCTGCTAGGAAAAATCCAGTCGGGAAAGACTCGTGCGTTTGTCGGATGTATGGCGCGTGCTTTTGACAATGGAGTGGATGCCTGTATTATATTGACAAAAGGAACAAACGCTCTTGTTGATCAGACCGTGAAACGTATGAAATACGATTTCAGAGAGTGTAAAAGGGATGCCCTTCCTAAAATTTTCCCGACGGTATCAATCTATGATATAATGAAAAAACGTGTCCCGTTAAGGAAGTCCCTGATCAATGGCGAAAAGAATGTTTATATTGCAAAGAAGCAAGATGAAAACATGCAGATTCTTTTGGATGTTTTCTTAAACTCCGAACTTAGAGAAAAGAATATCCTTATTATTGACGATGAAGCCGACTTTGTGTCAAGAGCTTTTATGAAGAAGAAAAGCGATGTCAAAGAAGGGGTTATCGCTTCACAGATTGACAAACTGATAGAAGGACTTCCGAATTGTCGTTATTTGCAGGTAACGGCAACGCCGTATTCATTATATCTGCAGCCGGATAATTACGTAGATGTTTCCAATGGTAGGGTCGTTCCGTTTCGCCCGAGATTTACTGCCCTTGTGCCGATACATGACAAATATGTTGGATCAAAGCAGTATTTTGTTGAATCCCAAGACGACCAATCAATGTATAGTAGCCTGTACCATGAGGTTGCACCTGACTGCATTGCTTGCCTAACTACTGATAAGAAAGTTCACGGACATTTCATTAAAAGAGGCATATTGGTCAAAAATGTAGAGAATTCTCCCAAAATAAAGGATTTGCGCTGGTCTGTTATGCATTACTTTGTTGCATCGGCCATACGTGAAATACAGGAAGAAAATCTTGGGCATGATTCTTATCATACAAGCTATGTCATGCATGTTGGTACAGATAAGCTGGACCATGCTTGGGAAGCTGATCTGATAGAAACGTTGCTGAATTCTTGGGCTGATTCCTTGGCAACACCCGGTGCTGACATAGCTGGATTTAATACATTGTTTGATGAAATATATGAGAACCTTGAAAAATCTATTTCTTTGGGACGTGCACATGCATCGACTGCTTCTGACGAAAAAATTTTAACCATTCCTGACAAAGATGTCGTGTATACAAGAGTCCTGGAGTTGATTCAAAACGAAGAATACAATGTCCAATTAGTCAATTCTGACCAGAATGTACAAAGTTTGCTAGATGATAATGGACAACTTGAATTAACTCATAAACTAAACTTGTTTATTGGAGCCTTTGTTCTTGATCGTGGCATTACCATTAACCATTTATTGGTTTTTTTTTATGGAAGAGAACCTCAAACCAAACAACAGGCTACTGTTTTGCAACATTGCCGAATGTACGGAAATCGTTCTCTGAATGACATGGCAGTCACCCGTTTGTATTCGCAAAGAACTCTGTACAATGTCCTAAAAAAAGTCAATGAAATGGACGATATGATGAGGGAACGCTTTGCGGCGACAATAAACGATCCCAAAGCTGATCCGAGTATTGAATTTGTTATTTGCGATAAGAGTAATGGAATTATTCCCTGTAATATGAATAGTGTTGCTCTTTCGAAGGGGGTTGTTTGGAAGGCTGGAAAATTTGTATTACCCTCTGGGCAACAGACGATCAATTCAGTGGCGAGGTTGAGAGAACTTGTTAGACAAATTGGACACTATTTTGCGGGGAAGACTGAGCGCGTGTGCTTTGAAATTGATGCGAAGGATGCTATAGCTATGGTAAATTTGGCTAAAGAACAGTTTGTTTATAGTTCAAAATATGAAAATAAGGATTGTGAGTGGGACGGCTTGGATATGATTACGTTAATTGACCGCCTTAAAGATTCCAATGGAAAGATTCTTGTTTATACAAGAACTGGTTGCAATACTAGTCGTGTGAGATCCGATGGCAATGGCTTTATTGATGCTCCGTTAGATGGTCAAAAGGAAAGCCCTTATTTGAAAGCGCAAGCAACAAATGTACCCGTTCTGGCGATGCAATTGAATGAAGGCAAAAAGGTGCAAGGTTGGTTGGGAGAGCCGTTCTATTGGCCGGTGCTGTGTTTGCCGCAATCCATGGACAGTATTATGTATTGCCCTCGTTAAAACTTAAAAAAGCGGACTTCAAAGTCCGTTTTTTATTTTTTTTCCAAATTAGAGTGCGTTGTTTGAGAAAATGTTATATATTTAATATGTAGCTTTGAATTTGCGGGCTAGGAAATGATTAACTCATAAAGGGTGTCTGGAAATCATAAATTATGAAAATCCTTGTACTTGAAAACGTTATTCGCTGTACGAATCTTTTTGGTGAGTATGGTAAGCATGCCGTATCTAAGGAAGTTTTGGCACAAATATTTGCGGAACTTCAAAATCTTGTGAACTTAGAACGAAATGGCGGCATCCAAAGCTTGAAAGATTACCTCAATATGAATAATGGTAAATCGATGAAGGGCGGCGGAGAACACGTTTGGAAATATCAGCTTAATGATGGGGATAGGATTCTTTATACTTGGGGGAAATACCTGTCATATTTACAAGATGAAGATAAAGATTCTCTTGTATTACTTGCTTATGCGGTTCATGATAAGCAAGGATTGGCTGGACAAAAGCTCCCGGCAGAGCAACATTATGAAGATGCTCGCGAAATATTGAAAAAACGTTCTGAATTTACAGAGGCTGACATCAAGTCTCAGGAAGATTATAATGCTTTCTGCGATATTGTATTTGATGTTCCGTATCAGGCTAATCATGTAATTTATGTTGTGAGTGACGAAAATCTTGCAACGCTTGATTTGAGAAACCTTGATTTTAAGTTGTCGAAGAAACAGAGCGAAATAATTGAAAATTATCAGAAAAAACAGCAGCCTACTTTGATTTTGGGCGGTGCGGGAACGGGTAAGACCGTTCTTGCTGTGCATTTATTGAATGATTTCGCCTCAGAAAAGAAATGCGCTTATTTTACACAGTCGAAGGAATTGCTGAATTCTGTAGAAAATAAATACAAGTCTATTTGTGCTCATCCGGAAGGTGCAGATCCAGAATTTTGGGACATCAACGAATTTTGTCGCTCAGTTTTAGATGAAGGAAAATGGAGCCGTAAGAATTTTGTTGAAACCTCGCAATTTTTAAATGACTTCGTTGCAAACGATAAAAATGTTCAGCACGTATTGGAAAAGTATAGCCTTACTCCGATTGACTTGTGGACTGAAATTCGAGGGGTCATAAAGGGTGGTACAAAGTCCGATTGGACTAGAACGAAATTACTGGATTCCACGAAATTAGCCCCTGAATACATAGAGCCTTTTAGAGTGCTGAATAGCAAAGGCTTGATTAAAAGGAACGATGCTGACAAAAGATTGTTTGAGCTAGATCCGAAGTGGAAATCTATTGATTATGAACAATATGATTTGCCTGATGAAGCTACAGAATTTTTAAACTATTTGATTGAATACTTCGCTAGTTTTGACACAAGCAAAACGGAAATGTCCTTTGATGACTACGAGACATTGAATGAAGAAGTCTCCATGGTTGAGCAGTATGCTCGTAAAGATATTTATTGCAAGTGCTACGAAAAATACAAACAATGGCTGAGAGTTCGTGGGTTTTATGATGATAATGATTTGGCTTTAAATGCTATTGCAAAGCTGCATGAGGATTTTACAGGCCCGCAAAACGAACCTGTGGAAAAGATGTTTGATTTTGTCGTGGTAGATGAAATTCAGGATTATACGGAGTTGCAGATTTATTTGATTAGTCGGCTTGTCGACAGTAGGCGCCTTATTTTGGCGGGCGATAGTAAGCAAATCGTTAATCCGACCGTGTTTAATGAGCGCAAGTTGTGCCGATTGTTCCATGATGAAAATCAAAGAATTGAATTGAAAACTGAATTCCTGACACAGAATTTTAGGTGTCAGAAAGAAGTTGTTGCTGTTGCTAATAGGATTGTGACCAAGCGTAGAGAAAAAATTGGTGCGCAAAAACATGATGTGGATGAAGATGGCTGTCGAGATGGCGAAAAGCCTTTGTGCTTGGCGTGGAATGAAAATAATGTAAAAAAAATGCTTGGGGAGTTGCTTAAATACCCCAGTGTCGCTTTGCTTGTTCCGAACGACAATGTTAGAAATCAGATAATAAATCTTTATGGTGAAGAAAAATATCGCAATGCTCAGAACTCGTTGATTTATACAATTGCAGAAATCAAGGGTATGGAGTATAGGTATGTTGTCTGCTGTAATGTCTTGAGTGCTTATGATTCCATGTGGAACGAAATTATGGGCCAAAGAACAGCGAAAAAGACAAGGTATCGTTATTATTTCAATTTGTTCTATGTCTCGGTAACAAGGGCTCAGGAATTTCTGTGTGTCATGGAACAGAATGAAAAGAGCCTGCTTTACTCGGATTTGAAATCGACTGAAGGTTTATTATGTTGCGAACAGTCCTTTGATGTCCGTAAACTATTCCTAGATCAGTTGAGGAATGAAGATACGGACTGGTATGCTGATGCTGAGGATAATGAAGATGCAGGGAACTATCTCCGTGCATTGGAAAGCTATCGGAAAGCGAATGCGGATAATGAGGATATATGGCGTTGTATGGCCAAGTTGGCGGAACAGGAAAGAGATTATGACAAGTGCGTAAAGTACTTGTTGATTTTGGATCCAGATGATAAGAAAGTTAATCAGATTGATAATCTTAAGAAGTATATGGAAGAAGTAGAAGAATCCTCTGAATTGAGAAAAATTGGGGAAGTCTATTTGCAACCGGGAATCTTCTACAAATCAGGATTGGACTTGAATGTTGCTCTGAAGAGTGTTTACGGAGATTCTGATTCTCAGGAATTTATGACGGCTCTAAATGAGTTTGTCAGAAAAATGAATTCGTATATGGGTTCATTGATTAACGTTTAACAAAAAGGAAAGCTGTTATGCCTAATATTGAAATTGAAAATTTGATTAAGTCCTTTTCTGAATCGGTAAAGCTGGTTCAGCAGGTCAAAGCGCAGATGGACGAAATCCAAGACCAGATTTCTCCAGAAATCAAGAATGTCCATTCAAAATCACAGCAATTGCTGAACGCAATTGGAGCGAATGCGGAAGAGGTATTCAAGAAGCTGGATGAACGCGAAGAACTGGTGGATGAAAAATGCAAGGCCGCTCTTGAAAAAATAGATCAAAAAATGAGTGAAATAGGAAAGGTGCAAGCACCATCTTCTGTAGTCACCAAACCGGCTGTTGTGACTCCGAAAACATCAGATAACAAGGTTGAAGGTTGCTCGTATAAACTGATTGATGGAAAAGTTGAAATACGATTTGAACGGATCCCCTCTGTTGCCGTTCGAAATCGTTTAAAAGAACATAAATTCGGTTGGTCTAAGGCAAAGGCCGCATGGATTGGTAATGCTGATAGACATCCCGAAAATGTGACCTTGGCGAAGGAATTGGCCGGGGAAATTTGATTTTCCCCCAGGGCCTAGACCTTCTGCACGCCAATCACAACTTCGTCTTCTTTTTTGGATTCTTCACGTTGGGCTCTGCGATTGTCTTTAGATTTTTGTAGCATTTCACGTAAGTAGCCTAATCTCTCGTACAATCCGTCAAGGTCTCTTCCTTCGCAGTTGGCTATAATCTTGAGGTCATAGCGCGGTATAGTGCGCCAATTATCCAAATCGTCTTGGATAATCTGTAGGAATTCGTAAATGTCGGATCCAGGAGATGCGACGCTCAGTGCTTCTACAATGACTTTCTTTGCCTTGGCGTAGGCGTCGTTTTTGGGCATGGTACTGGTGTTCCCTTGCTCAATGCTCTTGGGGTCAAGTTCAGAAAGTTCTTTATAGGCGTCCCAGAAATCCTGGTTGATTGGTAGAGCATCCTCGTTGACTTTGCATTTTAGGCGCATCGCCAAATCGATTGCGTGAATTAACTTGCGCTCGCCAGCTTCGTTCTGGAAAACACTCCAAAGGAGAGATCCCTTTTTCTTGAGAACATAAAAGCCGACGTCAGCATCTTCTTTTGCTGCCGAAGCACTCTTGATTCGGTTAGGGAGAGAATTCACCCTTTCGGCGATTTCTGGGTGGTCTTTTTGAATGTTTGCCCATTCAAGTTTAATTTGGGTGAGCGGGGACATTTCATCAGCGTCTTCAGGGTCGGCGTTCACCATTTCGTATAGGCGAGATGGCTTAGGATTGTCTTCGTCAGCGGCTAGTACCTGGGCGTCTTCTCCAAGAATCTTGTGAATCATGGCCATCTTGTTTGCAGCGATTTCCCTAGAATGAATAACATCACTACCTTGCTCTGTCGGGAAATAGTTGAAGATGTACAGTTTGTCAAATACTTTTTGACCGATACGATTAATTCGTCCAATTCGCTGGATAACTCTCGTCGGATTCCAGGGAATGTCGTAGTTAATGACGAGTCCTGCACGGCTAAGGTTCAATCCTTCGCTAAAACGGTCCGAAACTAGCAAAACATCAAAATTATTTTTTTGCTTTTCTCGCGATGCGTCAAAGTTGTCAAGAACTTCATCGCTTGCGGATTCTGGTGCTAAAACTCGTTCGGCGTAATCTGATTTGTCGAAGTATCTCTTGACGTGGTCTATGGTGTCGCGGTATTCCGAGAATATGATGACTTTACGACCGGTTACATTGTCCAAGTCCTTGTGTTTGCAATTGAGGACGCTCCTGACGATATTTATGAGCTGTAACGCCTTTGGGTCTTCCTTCAATAGGTTCAGGTAATCGATTTCCTTAAGGATGTTTTCGAATGTTCCGATATCCTTGTCGAGATCGGCAAAGAACTTTTTCTTGTCGAAACACTTGTTCGCGACATCGTAAATTTCATCTTTGTCGCGGCTAGTGCGGGCTTGTTCGGTACGGGCAATTTCTTCAAAGAAATTGTCAAATTCCGCAGGGGTAGCATCATTTTCGCAAAGAGTCGTGAAACGATCTAAGAATTTGCGGCTTTGAAAAACAATTCCCTTGGTGATGGCAATTTGTTTTACATGTCGATAATACTGGATGGCGTTGGCGACAGTTTTTGCGAATGCTCCGAAAGAACTTTCAAAACGGCGAACTAACAAACGCCGCATAAACTTGTACATGCCTTCCTGCTGTACGTTATCGCTTTGTTCGTCGTTGGAACTTGCTGTATTGTATGCGTATGGCCTGTAGGCGGCACCCGTAAATGTTGTGTCGCTTAAGTATTCATTAATGACACGGTCATAGAAGTTGTTTTGTTCTGGGGTGAGTTCAAAGAATTGCTCCTTGGGTGGAACGACCTTTGACATCTCCTTTACATCTTTTGCGTAATCCGGGTTCGCTTTGATATCGAGTCTGTTACGGCGGATCGTGACGGGAGCGATAATCTCGCGGACCTCGTTAGAAATTTTTTGAATGATGTATAATAGTCTTCTACGGATTTTTGCAACTTTATTGGGATCTTTAATATCAACAATGTCTAAAGGTTCATCGCCAAAAAGAATTTTCCATTTTCGCATGCATTCGTCAAAGTATTTTCCTTCTTTATCAAAAAGATGGGCGAGAAGGTAGCTTGCCGCTACGAATGCGACTGTAAGATCCTGGAATTTTTGTTGTAAATCTCCGCCTGCAATTAAGTCTGAATTCCTTAAGTCGGTAAACAACTGCAACAGAGCGGCAAAATCTGCAGGACTATTGTTAAACGGAGTTGCTGTTAGTAGGATAACATTTCGACCGTTGCAAATACGCCAGAGCTTGGAGTAACTGTCGGTTTCTTGGTTGCGAAAACGGTGAGCTTCGTCAATAATGATGGTTCCGTAATCGCGTTCTTTGACCTCGTCCCAGAATCCTTCAAAGTCGGATTCAATTCTTCCTAATGATTCTGTGTACCATCCGCGTTGTGAAAGTTTGAATTTGTTGAGATACATCTCCCAACCGGATTTAGAATCTCCTCTTAAGTTCGGAGGACAAATGACAAGGCCGTTCCCTGTAAGTAAATTGCCTAACAGGCTTGCAATAATGGACTTGCCAAGGCCAACCACATCGGCGATGATAACGCCATTCTGCTTATTTTCATTCCTGTTAAGAATGTTTAATGCGGCAAGTACGGCGTCGCTCTGGTATTTAAAATTATTAAATCCCGCATCCTTCAGTATGCGGTCAATGCGTTCTTCGAGATTCTTGTCGGTAATGTTTTCTTTTTCGGCAATGGTTTTGACCACTTTGGCGTAGGCCTCAAATGGTGTTACTAGAGCAATGACCGACTCGTTTACCAGAATCTTGATAATGCGTTCCTTGGTATCGTCGTCCGTCAAAGGAATGGCGTCATCCCACCACTTGTCAAAAAGGATGCTTGCACGGTCGTAATCAAAGCTGTTGATATCTACATTGACTTCATTTTGCTTTTCAAGGGCGCTCCAGGTGAGGTTTGCAGAACCGGTGAGCCAATCCACCTCGTCATTTTTCATGGTGAACAGGTACATTTTGGCGTGGTTGGGTTCGCGGGTCTTGCGG encodes:
- a CDS encoding Z1 domain-containing protein; the encoded protein is MKSIFTSDEQKEKAEILKAEFNEKLKQLVGSNYCVEIRKIVPPPVKDSDGFAKIYPHFCETIPYSKELQECIEGTIAKLYESGLSPSEAKKPGLLLGKIQSGKTRAFVGCMARAFDNGVDACIILTKGTNALVDQTVKRMKYDFRECKRDALPKIFPTVSIYDIMKKRVPLRKSLINGEKNVYIAKKQDENMQILLDVFLNSELREKNILIIDDEADFVSRAFMKKKSDVKEGVIASQIDKLIEGLPNCRYLQVTATPYSLYLQPDNYVDVSNGRVVPFRPRFTALVPIHDKYVGSKQYFVESQDDQSMYSSLYHEVAPDCIACLTTDKKVHGHFIKRGILVKNVENSPKIKDLRWSVMHYFVASAIREIQEENLGHDSYHTSYVMHVGTDKLDHAWEADLIETLLNSWADSLATPGADIAGFNTLFDEIYENLEKSISLGRAHASTASDEKILTIPDKDVVYTRVLELIQNEEYNVQLVNSDQNVQSLLDDNGQLELTHKLNLFIGAFVLDRGITINHLLVFFYGREPQTKQQATVLQHCRMYGNRSLNDMAVTRLYSQRTLYNVLKKVNEMDDMMRERFAATINDPKADPSIEFVICDKSNGIIPCNMNSVALSKGVVWKAGKFVLPSGQQTINSVARLRELVRQIGHYFAGKTERVCFEIDAKDAIAMVNLAKEQFVYSSKYENKDCEWDGLDMITLIDRLKDSNGKILVYTRTGCNTSRVRSDGNGFIDAPLDGQKESPYLKAQATNVPVLAMQLNEGKKVQGWLGEPFYWPVLCLPQSMDSIMYCPR
- a CDS encoding Hsp70 family protein; the protein is MSEYIGIDFGTTRSTIVIYKDSQDTRGIRDGITQLGNPILSIAAVNKTNGKCYYGIDAKSKISEEYDYIPSLKDLLSDKYKYDRNYGGVAVTRDSILKGYFEHIKTIVERPGELEIVMAVPNDFPMVRRCILRSAAEAAGFKIKTFITEPIAAFFASYSHLTGYNESAILRNYENVAIFDWGGGTLDVTVMQRSGRIVKELAKKRMDCAGNAIDERVARCVHQWISEKTGKNKSFEDMTLKTQNRMKIFVEGAKIKLNGQQNVESVMVSHGDYDDYGEVEQEITKESFNKCIEYIIDAAIETLRKTINESKLGIGGIDKILLVGGSSKLLLLQKKMKAEFGDKLLISSGDSDWGVSIGAALLSSAPGDFIVNQDVSLRLNDGDVYPLIKKEERISKYQKNPQPFYFGKVDDSAKAVFTFTGSEDIDKSPEKYLGIQTANIWDELIQLEVSIDENMIVNIVASCQGLPDGARCWSYANLSCCYELPND
- a CDS encoding helicase-related protein; protein product: MQSLISKSKELRALVGYFYFSGIGPLHDAIKENPDIKLKVLVGMEAEEHMGKIIEIAKTHSGMVSQEYKDAFLDSLHNVFASKGVDDETFFERNKLFVDLLREGRLEIRKTREPNHAKMYLFTMKNDEVDWLTGSANLTWSALEKQNEVNVDINSFDYDRASILFDKWWDDAIPLTDDDTKERIIKILVNESVIALVTPFEAYAKVVKTIAEKENITDKNLEERIDRILKDAGFNNFKYQSDAVLAALNILNRNENKQNGVIIADVVGLGKSIIASLLGNLLTGNGLVICPPNLRGDSKSGWEMYLNKFKLSQRGWYTESLGRIESDFEGFWDEVKERDYGTIIIDEAHRFRNQETDSYSKLWRICNGRNVILLTATPFNNSPADFAALLQLFTDLRNSDLIAGGDLQQKFQDLTVAFVAASYLLAHLFDKEGKYFDECMRKWKILFGDEPLDIVDIKDPNKVAKIRRRLLYIIQKISNEVREIIAPVTIRRNRLDIKANPDYAKDVKEMSKVVPPKEQFFELTPEQNNFYDRVINEYLSDTTFTGAAYRPYAYNTASSNDEQSDNVQQEGMYKFMRRLLVRRFESSFGAFAKTVANAIQYYRHVKQIAITKGIVFQSRKFLDRFTTLCENDATPAEFDNFFEEIARTEQARTSRDKDEIYDVANKCFDKKKFFADLDKDIGTFENILKEIDYLNLLKEDPKALQLINIVRSVLNCKHKDLDNVTGRKVIIFSEYRDTIDHVKRYFDKSDYAERVLAPESASDEVLDNFDASREKQKNNFDVLLVSDRFSEGLNLSRAGLVINYDIPWNPTRVIQRIGRINRIGQKVFDKLYIFNYFPTEQGSDVIHSREIAANKMAMIHKILGEDAQVLAADEDNPKPSRLYEMVNADPEDADEMSPLTQIKLEWANIQKDHPEIAERVNSLPNRIKSASAAKEDADVGFYVLKKKGSLLWSVFQNEAGERKLIHAIDLAMRLKCKVNEDALPINQDFWDAYKELSELDPKSIEQGNTSTMPKNDAYAKAKKVIVEALSVASPGSDIYEFLQIIQDDLDNWRTIPRYDLKIIANCEGRDLDGLYERLGYLREMLQKSKDNRRAQREESKKEDEVVIGVQKV
- a CDS encoding UvrD-helicase domain-containing protein; this translates as MKILVLENVIRCTNLFGEYGKHAVSKEVLAQIFAELQNLVNLERNGGIQSLKDYLNMNNGKSMKGGGEHVWKYQLNDGDRILYTWGKYLSYLQDEDKDSLVLLAYAVHDKQGLAGQKLPAEQHYEDAREILKKRSEFTEADIKSQEDYNAFCDIVFDVPYQANHVIYVVSDENLATLDLRNLDFKLSKKQSEIIENYQKKQQPTLILGGAGTGKTVLAVHLLNDFASEKKCAYFTQSKELLNSVENKYKSICAHPEGADPEFWDINEFCRSVLDEGKWSRKNFVETSQFLNDFVANDKNVQHVLEKYSLTPIDLWTEIRGVIKGGTKSDWTRTKLLDSTKLAPEYIEPFRVLNSKGLIKRNDADKRLFELDPKWKSIDYEQYDLPDEATEFLNYLIEYFASFDTSKTEMSFDDYETLNEEVSMVEQYARKDIYCKCYEKYKQWLRVRGFYDDNDLALNAIAKLHEDFTGPQNEPVEKMFDFVVVDEIQDYTELQIYLISRLVDSRRLILAGDSKQIVNPTVFNERKLCRLFHDENQRIELKTEFLTQNFRCQKEVVAVANRIVTKRREKIGAQKHDVDEDGCRDGEKPLCLAWNENNVKKMLGELLKYPSVALLVPNDNVRNQIINLYGEEKYRNAQNSLIYTIAEIKGMEYRYVVCCNVLSAYDSMWNEIMGQRTAKKTRYRYYFNLFYVSVTRAQEFLCVMEQNEKSLLYSDLKSTEGLLCCEQSFDVRKLFLDQLRNEDTDWYADAEDNEDAGNYLRALESYRKANADNEDIWRCMAKLAEQERDYDKCVKYLLILDPDDKKVNQIDNLKKYMEEVEESSELRKIGEVYLQPGIFYKSGLDLNVALKSVYGDSDSQEFMTALNEFVRKMNSYMGSLINV